The following proteins come from a genomic window of Molothrus ater isolate BHLD 08-10-18 breed brown headed cowbird unplaced genomic scaffold, BPBGC_Mater_1.1 matUn_MA100, whole genome shotgun sequence:
- the SLC35A2 gene encoding UDP-galactose translocator produces the protein MAAPGTADGGGSGDSAGPATVSRKVKYASLGVLVLQNASLVLSIRYVRTLPGERFLPTTAVVMAEAMKGSACLLLLLIQHRGSVRQTAVTLHEAVVGQFGDTLRLAVPSLIYTLQNNLQYVAISNLPAATFQVTYQLKILTTALFSVLLLGTALSRLQWLSLALLFAGVALVQAEQARAVPAAGALPPSAGPEGPPQSYAVGLAAVAASCLSSGFAGVYFERLLKRLGGSIWLRNVQLGAVGTAVGLGAMLAAEGPAVAALGFFYGYNGAVWAVVVNQAAGGLLVAVVVRYADNILKGFATALSILASTAASAHLFGFRPRAPFLAGTAMVLAAVVLYGRPRGQAAARGQDPGKSPSKAKGT, from the exons ATGGCGGCCCCGGGGACGGCGGACGGGGGAGGCTCCGGAGACTCCGCGGGGCCCGCGACGG tgtcccGGAAGGTGAAGTACGCCAGCCTGGGcgtgctggtgctgcagaacGCGTCGCTGGTGCTCAGCATCCGCTACGTGCGCACCCTGCCCGGGGAGAGGTTCCTGCCCACCACGGCCGTGGTGATGGCCGAGGCCATGAAGGGCAGcgcctgcctgctgctgctgctgatccaGCACCGGG GCAGCGTCCGGCAGACGGCGGTGACGCTGCACGAGGCCGTGGTGGGACAGTTTGGGGACACGCTGcgcctggctgtcccctccctcatCTACACCCTGCAGAACAACCTGCAGTACGTGGCCATCTCCAACCTGCCCGCCGCCACCTTCCAG gTGACGTACCAGCTGAAGATCCTGACCACGGCGCTGTTctcggtgctgctgctgggcacggCGCTGTCGCGGCTGCAGTGGCTGTCGCTGGCGCTGCTGTTCGCGGGGGTGGCGCTGGTGCAGGCGGAGCAGGCCCGGGCCGTGCCGGCCGCGGGGGCGCTGCCGCCGTCCGCGGGCCCCGAGGGGCCGCCCCAGAGCTACGCCGTGGGGCTGGCGGCCGTGGCCGCCTCCTGCCTGTCCTCGGGCTTCGCCGGCGTCTACTTCGAGCGGCTGCTGAAGCGCTTGGGCGGCTCCATCTGGCTGCGCAACGTGCAGCTGGGCGCCGTGGGCACGGCCGTGGGGCTGGGCGCCATGCTGGCCGCCGAGGGCCCCGCCGTGGCCGCGCTCGGCTTCTTCTACGGCTACAACGGCGCCGTGTGGGCCGTGGTGGTGAACCAGGCGGCCGGGGGGCTGCTGGTGGCCGTGGTGGTGCGCTACGCCGACAACATCCTCAAGGGCTTCGCCACGGCGCTCTCCATCCTGGCCTCCACGGCCGCCTCGGCGCACCTGTTCGGCTTCCGGCCGCGCGCGCCCTTCCTGGCCGGCACCGCCATGGTGCTCGCCGCCGTGGTGCTCTACGGGCGGCCCCGCGGCCAGGCCGCCGCCCGCGGGCAGGACCCCGGCAA GTCTCCCAGCAAGGCCAAGGGCACCTGA
- the LOC118700930 gene encoding selenide, water dikinase 2-like: MAAVAGGSRRWDPAALGLDPAWRLTAYGELRGUGCKVPQETLLKLLAGLEGQRPGGGGGGEGQEAESGGAPALGIGLDSCVIPLRHGGLSLVQTTDFFYPIIDDPYMMGRIACANVLSDLYAMGVTECDNVLMLLSVSQRMSDEERDKVMPLIIQGFRDAAEDGGTSVTGGQTVLNPWVIVGGVATAVCQSSEFIMPDSAVPGDVLVLTKPLGTHMAVTAHQWLDMPERWNKIKLVVTREEVELAYQEAVASMATLNRTAAGLMRAFGAHAATDVTGFGVLGHARALAEQQRLDVAFVIHNLPIIACMAAVSRAAGGRGALLQGTAPETSGGLLVVLPRAQAARFCAELKAPGRGPGLQAWIVGVVEKGPRGARVIDKPRVIEVPPRGAPPNPESPASPPPEPPRAPC, translated from the exons ATGGCGGCGGTGGCGGGCGGGTCGCGGCGCTGGGACCCCGCGGCGCTGGGGCTGGACCCGGCCTGGCGCCTCACGGCCTACGGCGAGCTGCGCGGCTGAGGCTGCAAAGTCCCGCAGGAGACGCTGCTCAAGCTCCTGGCGGGACTGGAAGGGCAGCGCCCgggaggaggaggcggaggggaagggcaggaagcGGAGAGCGGCGGGGCCCCGGCGCTGG GCATCGGCCTGGACTCGTGTGTGATCCCCCTGAGGCACGGGGGGCTCTCGCTGGTGCAGACCACGGACTTCTTCTACCCCATCATCGATGACCCCTACATGATG ggCCGCATCGCCTGTGCCAACGTGCTGAGTGACCTGTACGCCATGGGGGTGACAGAGTGTGACAATGTCCTGATGCTGCTGAGCGTCAGCCAGCGCATGAGCGACGAG GAGAGGGACAAGGTGATGCCGCTGATCATCCAGGGCTTCCGGGACGCGGCCGAGGACGGGGGGACATCGGTGACCGGGGGACAGACGGTGCTGAACCCCTGGGTCATCGTGGGGGGCGTGGCCACCGCCGTCTGCCAATCCAGCGAGTTCATCAT GCCGGACAGTGCCGTGCCTGGGGACGTGCTGGTGCTGACCAagcccctggggacacacatGGCTGTCACCGCCCACCAGTGGCTGGACATG ccCGAGCGCTGGAACAAGATCAAGCTGGTGGTGACGCGTGAGGAGGTGGAGCTGGCGTACCAGGAGGCTGTGGCCAGCATGGCCACCCTGAACCGCACCG ctgcgGGGCTGATGCGCGCCTTCGGGGCGCACGCGGCCACGGACGTGACGGGTTTCGGGGTGCTGGGGCACGCGCGGGCGCTGGCGGAGCAGCAGCGCCTGGACGTGGCCTTCGTCATCCACAACCTGCCCATCATCGCCTGCATGGCGGCCGTGAGCCGCGCCGCCGGGGGCCGGGGGGCGCTGCTGCAGGGCACGGCCCCGGAGACCTCGG GAGGGCTCCTGGTGGTTCTCCCCCGTGCCCAGGCCGCCCGGTTCTGCGCGGAGCTGAaggcgccgggccggggcccGGGGCTCCAGGCCTGGATCGTGGGCGTGGTGGAGAAGGGGCCCCGCGGCGCCCGGGTCATCGACAAACCCCGGGTGATCGAGGTGCCCCCCCGAGGGGCCCCCCCGAACCCCGAGAGCCCCGCCAGCCcccccccggagcccccccgcgccccctgctag